The following proteins are co-located in the Gorilla gorilla gorilla isolate KB3781 chromosome 18, NHGRI_mGorGor1-v2.1_pri, whole genome shotgun sequence genome:
- the IGSF6 gene encoding immunoglobulin superfamily member 6 gives MGTASRSNIARHLQTNLILFCVGAVGACTLSVTQPWYLEVDYTHEAVTIKCTFSATGCPSEQPTCLWFRYGAHQPENLCLDGCKSEADKFTVREALKENQVSLTVNRVTSNDSAIYICGIAFPSVPEARAKQTGGGTTLVVREIKLLSKELRSFLTALVSLLSVYVTGVCVAFILLSKSKSNPLRNKEIKEDSQKKKSARRIFQEIAQELYHKRHVETNQQSEKDNNTYENRRVLSNYERP, from the exons ATGGGGACTGCGAGCAGAAGCAACATCGCTCGCCATCTGCAAACCAATCTCATTCTATTTTGTGTCG GTGCTGTGGGCGCCTGTACTCTCTCTGTCACACAACCGTGGTACCTAGAAGTGGACTACACTCATGAGGCTGTCACCATAAAGTGTACCTTCTCCGCAACCGGATGCCCTTCTGAGCAACCAACATGCCTGTGGTTTCGCTACGGTGCTCACCAGCCTGAGAACCTGTGCTTGGACGGGTGCAAAAGTGAGGCAGACAAGTTCACAGTGAGGGAGGCCCTCAAAGAAAACCAAGTTTCCCTCACTGTAAACAGAGTGACTTCAAATGACAGTGCAATTTACATCTGTGGAATAGCATTCCCCAGTGTGCCGGAAGCGAGAGCTAAACAGACAGGAGGAGGGACCACACTGGTGGTAAGAG AAATTAAGCTGCTCAGCAAGGAACTGCGGAGCTTCCTGACAGCTCTTGTATCACTGCTCTCTGTCTATGTGACCGGTGTGTGCGTGGCCTTCATACTCCTCTCCAAA TCAAAATCCAACCctttaagaaacaaagaaataaaagaagactcaCAAAAG AAGAAGAGTGCTCGGCGTATTTTTCAGGAAATTGCTCAAGAACTATACCATAAGAGACATGTGGAAACAAATCAGCAATCT GAGAAAGATAACAACACTTATGAAAACAGAAGAGTACTTTCCAACTATGAAAGACCATAG